TATTTTGTAAAAAATAGCAGATAAAACTACTAAGAAAGAATAAAAATCATACTGCTTAAATTGATTTCAGGTTCTTAATTTAAAGCTAGCTAGAAATTAAAACCTCATCTTGATTAAAATTATTTTATTTCTTCACTACCCAAAATCTGCACTCTGCTGAAAACTCTTTAACTTGTTCACTTTCTTCAAATAAATCAGCTCTATAGAAATCCTCAATAAGTTCCCAACCAGTTTTATTTAAGCACTTTATTATTTCTTCTTTATCTGGAAAATGAATAAATAAGTCTCTATCTTCTTCCTCATACTCTATAATCTTATCGCCATATTCATATAATCTTTCATCTCGTTTTCCTGATTTCAATAATTCATTTTCTCTTTTCCAAAAGTCTTTATAACTTTCATTTATTTCTCTATCATGAGTTGTAAAAATGAACATTCCTTCTGATTTTAGTATTCTTCTAATTTCTTTTAAAGCTTTAATTCTATTTTTTCTTTGAGGTATTTGCATAATTCCATTAAACGCAAATAATACATAATCAAAACAGTTTTCCTCAAAATCTAAATTTGTTGCATCTCCTACTACAAACTCAATGTTAGTTCCTTTCTCTTCATTTATACTATTAGCTTCCTTAATCATATCAGGAGTTAAATCTAAACCTATAATATTAGTATATCCTTTTTTATATAATTCAAATGTTGTTCTCCCAGTTCCACACCCAATATCTAAAATAGATTTTTCCTTTTCAAAATATTTATTAATAACATATTCTTCTGATTTCCATAACCCAATATTTTTAGTGGCATCACTATAATTATTAATTGCATTTTCAAATGATTTCTTTATAAAATTTTTATCTACTTTTTCCATTAAGATTTCCCCCTTCAAATAAAAAATATTATTATAAATAAAAAATAGTTATTTTCTAATCTATCTTGAAAATAACTATCCTTTACTAGTTCAATTCTATATATCAAAATCATTTTTTCCTTTTTTCCTTCATATAACCTTTTTTACGCAATTATTTAACATCGAAAACTTAATGTAATAATAGAATTTCATTCAAATCGAGATAGCTAATATGTAAGTTATGTTTTTCAAAAATCACTTTGCCAAAATGAGTATCGTTCTCTTTTTATTAAAAAATTAAACTTCTTAATAATCTAATCCAAAACATCACTACTGCATCTCCATATAAACCAATGACAATTATAATTATTAAAAAAAACATGACATTTACAATTTCTTTTTTGTTTATTTTATTCTTACTCTTAATAATGTCTTCATTTCTTTTGTCTTTTACCTCTAAAAACCTCTTTCTCATTTTGTTCATAATTCTTTGCCTTAAATTATAACCTTTAACACACCGATCCCCTTGAAGTTCAGCTTTTAAATGTATAATTGTTCTTGACATTCCTTCTGGCTTAACTAAATAAAGATTATTTACTTTAGATAAATTAATTTTCTCAACTTTATTGAATCTTCTTATATACAAATTTTTATCAGTTAATGCTAAAATATTATAATAATAAAAATATAATATAACAATTTCTAGGGCACTAAAAGTTAAAAAAGGATACACCATATCAATCCCCACTACACCAAATAATAATAAAAAAAATAGTATTAAAACAATCAATAATACTATTATCATCATAGTTAACATTCCTAAATTATTGTTTTCCTTTTTTACTAAGATTTTTTCTTTTTTACTGACAAAATCCTTTATTTTCATTTAAACCACCTCTTTTACTTTTTCCACTGATAAAGAACAAAAGTCTCCCAAAATTTAAATGGTAAACTAACAATAATTATTAAACTGCAAATCCTTTTTGCACTTAACAAGATATTTTATCTCTTAATAAAACAGCATATCGTCTAACTTGATTCTTCCTGACACTACATTCTTATGCAGTATCACAAATTCTCATTATCTATAAAGCTACTTTAAATTAATACTAATTATATTATTACAACAAAAAGAACTATTCCCCTTTGAATAATATTCCATTAATATAAATTCAAGTTAAAATCAATAAATCCAGTCATTCTATATACTGCTCTTTTGCTTGTTGTTCCATTTTTTAACTAATTATCTAATTAAAATATTTAAATCCCTTTCTTATATAAAAATGTTATCTATTGACTTTTGATGGAAATTATAGTATAATTTATTTAAAGAAAGTTGTCGAAAAAATAAATAAGAGAGGGGGTTAAAAATGAAATCCACAGGAATTGTTAGAAAAGTTGATGATTTAGGAAGAATAGTAATTCCAATTGAATTAAGAAGAACTCTTAAAATTGATGAAAAAGACCCTCTAGAAATTTACGTAAATGGAGACAGTATAATTTTTAAAAAATATGAACCAGCCTGTGTCTTCTGTGGCAATGCTGGAAATACTATTGTTTTCAAGGAAAAAATAATCTGCAAAGATTGCTTAGCTGAAATGACTGACAGTGCTTAAAAGTTTATATTAAAAATATAGCTTAAATAAGTCACTAAAGCAGATAACTTAGTAAGTTATCTGCTTTTTATTATCTTTCCAATTACATATCTAATTGAACCCCCCACAAAAAACTAAAATCCTACCGATATACTCTCCCAAGTTCCATCTGCCTCTTTTTCATTCATTGACACCACCTCTTTCCTGTAATCAATTTCATTAAATATAACAAATATAATATAAAAATCACGAAATCATAATAAAGTACATATACTATCACTGGAAAATAGATAGAAAGGAGAAATTAACAATGAAAAATAGACCTAACTTTACTAGAGAACGATTCACTTACCTTGGTTTTGGATTTATATTCTTTTTTTAAAAAATAGTTCTAAATCAGAACTACTAAGTTAATTACCACCGCTTAATTTATGATTTTCTGTCTACTTTTGTTTAGAACTCACTGTTTTTAATGGCGTCTAAACTATTACAACTCAAATATCATCAACAATTATGAACTCCAATAACCTAACTATCCTTTGCTATAATCAACTTTTGTTGATTTTTTCACTACTATGATAGCTTCTAAACTCTAATATTTCATCGTTCTGATTTTCCCGATTAGGTTATACCATCACTTATCTTTATAGATTCCTATAAGGACCACATTAAAGCATCCTCTAGTCAATTATGAAAAAATTCAATCATCCCGACCATAATCACACTTAACAACCCGACATAGATAAACCCATTTTCTCACGTTTTTACTAGCTACCCCCTAATCTAGCATTGGAC
This genomic interval from Sporohalobacter salinus contains the following:
- a CDS encoding class I SAM-dependent methyltransferase produces the protein MEKVDKNFIKKSFENAINNYSDATKNIGLWKSEEYVINKYFEKEKSILDIGCGTGRTTFELYKKGYTNIIGLDLTPDMIKEANSINEEKGTNIEFVVGDATNLDFEENCFDYVLFAFNGIMQIPQRKNRIKALKEIRRILKSEGMFIFTTHDREINESYKDFWKRENELLKSGKRDERLYEYGDKIIEYEEEDRDLFIHFPDKEEIIKCLNKTGWELIEDFYRADLFEESEQVKEFSAECRFWVVKK
- a CDS encoding AbrB/MazE/SpoVT family DNA-binding domain-containing protein, coding for MKSTGIVRKVDDLGRIVIPIELRRTLKIDEKDPLEIYVNGDSIIFKKYEPACVFCGNAGNTIVFKEKIICKDCLAEMTDSA